In the Sarcophilus harrisii chromosome 3, mSarHar1.11, whole genome shotgun sequence genome, one interval contains:
- the UBL3 gene encoding ubiquitin-like protein 3, giving the protein MSSNVPADMINLRLILVSGKTKEFLFSPNDSAADIAKHVYDNWPMDWEEEQVSSPNILRLIYQGRFLHGNVTLGALKLPFGKTTVMHLVARETLPEPNSQGQRNREKTGESNCCVIL; this is encoded by the exons ataaatttaCGACTCATCTTAGTGAGTGGAAAAACTAAAGAATTCCTGTTTTCTCCTAATGATTCAGCAGCAGATATTGCAAAGCATGTGTATGACAATTGGCCAATGG acTGGGAAGAAGAACAGGTTAGCAGTCCAAACATTCTTCGACTTATTTATCAAGGACGATTTCTACATGGAAATGTGACACTAGGAg CATTAAAACTTCCTTTTGGCAAAACAACAGTGATGCATTTGGTGGCTAGAGAGACATTACCAGAACCAAACTCTCAAG GTCAGAGGAACCGTGAAAAGACCGGAGAAAGCAATTGTTGTGTGATCCTGTAA